In the genome of Streptomyces sp. NBC_00433, the window GGCGCCCGCGCTCGCCGAGCCCGGGGCGGTGGTCGTGGACGCCACGCTGGGCCTCGGCGGGCACAGCGAGGCGCTGCTGACCACCTTCCCCGCCGCCCGGCTGATCGCCCTGGACCGCGACCCCGAGGCGCTCAAGCTCTCCGGCCGCCGGCTCGCCCGCTTCGGCGACCGCGCCACCCTGGTCCACGCGGTCTACGACGAGATGCCCGACGTCCTCGCCGGGCTGTCCGTGCCGCGCGTGCAGGGCGTGCTCTTCGACCTCGGCGTGTCCTCCATGCAGCTGGACGAGGCCGACCGCGGCTTCGCCTACGCGCAGGACGCCCCGCTGGACATGCGGATGGACCAGACCACCGGCATCAGCGCGGCCGAGGTGCTCAACACCTACCCGCCGGGCGACCTGGTCCGCATCCTGCGCGCCTACGGCGAGGAGAAATTCGCCCGCAAGATCGTGGACGCGGTCGTGCGGGAGCGGGACGCCGAGCCCTTCCGCAACAGCGCCAGGCTGGTCGAGCTGATCAGGGACGCCCTGCCGCAGGCCGCCAAGCGCACCGGCGGCAACCCGGCCAAGCGCACCTTCCAGGCGCTGCGGATCGAGGTCAACGGCGAGCTGTCCGTGCTGGAGCGGGCCGTGCCCGCGGCCGTCTCGGCGCTCGCCGTCGGCGGCAGGATCGCCGTGCTGGCCTACCACTCCCTGGAGGACCGGCTGGTCAAGCAGGTCTTCGCGGCCGGCGCGGCGAATACGGCCCCGCCGGGGCTGCCGGTGGTGCCCGAGCAGTACCAGCCGCGGCTGCGGCTGCTCACCCGAGGCGCCGAACTGCCCGGCGAGGACGAGGTCGCCGAGAACCGCAGGGCCGCGCCGGCCCGGCTGCGCGGCGCGGAGCGCATCCGCGAGGAGGCCCGGTGAGCCCGGTCCGCGCCCGGTCCGCAACCGCGGCGCGTACGCCCTTCGTCATCCTTGTCGTGACCCTCCTCGCCGGTGGCCTGATCTCGCTGCTGCTGCTCAATGCCGCGGTGAACCAGGACTCCTTCCAGCTGAACAAGTTGGAGAAGGAGACCACGGGTTACACGGACGAGCAGCAGCAGTTGCAGCAGGAGGTCGATCAGTACGGGGCGCCGGGGACGCTGGAGGGCAAGGCCCGGCAGCTCGGGATGGTCCCGGGCGGGAACCCGGCCTTCCTCGACTCGGACGGCTCGGTCCGCGGCACTCCCGAGCGGGCGACGGCGGCGCCGCCCCCGCCCAAGCCGGCGAATCCGGCCGCTCCTCCGACCCCGTCCCCGGGTACGCCCCCGGGTACTCCGACCACTCCCTCCGGTAGGTGACGCGATGTCCCGCGCGGTTCCGTTGCGTCCACACGACGGTCCGTCCCGGCTGGGCGCGCAGTTCCCCGCGCCCCTGGGTGATTGCCGCTCGCGGTGGCCTGTCGCCTTCACCACCGTCGTGGTTGCGCGCGCGGTTCCCCGCGCCCCTGAGGCGCTCGGCTCTGCGGCGGAGGGCAGCCACCAGGGGCGCGGGGAACCGCGCGACAAGCCACCACGCGGCCGCGGGCACGTACGCACCGCAAGCGCCGGGGCGCGGCCGTGAGCGCCCCTCGCCCGCCCGCGAGGCGGCCTCGCCCGGCCGCGGGGCCCGGGGCGGCGGGCCGCCCCGCCGGCCGCCCGGTGCGACGGCCTGTGCCGCCGCCGCGGCAACCGCGGCGGCGGCCCCGCATGGTGCGGCTGGGCACCCCGCGCCCGAGGCTCCGCCTCGTCGCGCTGGCCCTGACCGTGGTCATGGGCGTCTTCGTCGTGCGCCTGCTCCAGGTGCAGGCGGTCGACGCGTCGGCCTATGCCTCGAAGGCGGCGGTGAACCGCTGGGTCACCCACGACGTCACCGCCGACCGCGGCACGATCACCGACCGCTCGGGAGTGGCCCTGGCCACCACCGTGGACGCGTACGACATCACCGCGGACCCGTATCTCTTCACCCCGGCGCAGGCCAAGGTGAAGGACGCCCCCGCGCAGGCGGCGGAGCTGCTGGCGCCGATCGTCGGCGGGGACGCGACGACGATCGCCCGGCAGCTGTCCACGCCCGGCTCCCGCTACCAGGTCCTGGCCAGCCGGCAGACCCCGCAGGCCTGGAACCAGATCTCCGACCTCAAGAAGGCGCTCGCCGCCAAGGCGGTCAAGCAGCCGGGCGCCGACGTGCTGGCCGGGATCTTCAGCGAGCCGCACACCAAGCGGGTCTACCCCGGCGGCGACCTGGCCGCCGGGGTGCTCGGCTTCGTCAACAGCAAGGGCGCCGGCGGCGGCGGCCTGGAGTCGATGTTCGACAAGCAGCTCGCCGGCCGGAACGGCAAGATCCGCTACGCCCAGTCCAACGGCCGTCAGGTCCCCACCGCCGGCGTCCAGGAGCACCCCGCGG includes:
- the rsmH gene encoding 16S rRNA (cytosine(1402)-N(4))-methyltransferase RsmH, whose amino-acid sequence is MSDTTPQPPEPRHVPVMLRRCLDLLAPALAEPGAVVVDATLGLGGHSEALLTTFPAARLIALDRDPEALKLSGRRLARFGDRATLVHAVYDEMPDVLAGLSVPRVQGVLFDLGVSSMQLDEADRGFAYAQDAPLDMRMDQTTGISAAEVLNTYPPGDLVRILRAYGEEKFARKIVDAVVRERDAEPFRNSARLVELIRDALPQAAKRTGGNPAKRTFQALRIEVNGELSVLERAVPAAVSALAVGGRIAVLAYHSLEDRLVKQVFAAGAANTAPPGLPVVPEQYQPRLRLLTRGAELPGEDEVAENRRAAPARLRGAERIREEAR